Proteins from one Archocentrus centrarchus isolate MPI-CPG fArcCen1 chromosome 8, fArcCen1, whole genome shotgun sequence genomic window:
- the LOC115784744 gene encoding dexamethasone-induced Ras-related protein 1-like, whose product MIKKMSPSENEFDIPAKNCHRMVILGSTKVGKTAIISRFLNERFDDQYTPTIEDFHRKFYSIRGDVYQLDILDTSGNHPFPAMRRLSILTGDVFILVFSLDNRDSFQEVQRLKRQIYETKSCLRNKTKENVDVPLVICGNKCDRDFYREVQEDEVEQLVGGDEHCAYFEISAKKNTNVDQMFQTLFTMAKLPNEMSPDRHCKVSLQYCEVLHRKSFRNKKCKDGNAYGIVAPFARRPSVHSDLMYIKEKAVGGSQAKEKGCVIC is encoded by the exons ATGATTAAGAAAATGTCACCATCCGAAAACGAGTTCGACATACCGGCCAAGAATTGCCACAGGATGGTGATTCTGGGCTCCACTAAAGTTGGGAAGACGGCCATCATTTCTCGATTTCTCAACGAGAGGTTTGATGACCAGTACACACCCACTATCGAGGACTTTCACAGGAAATTCTACAGCATCAGGGGAGACGTTTACCAGCTGGACATCCTGGACACGTCTGGGAACCATCCCTTCCCTGCGATGAGGAGGCTTTCAATTCTTACTG GTGATGTGTTCATCTTGGTTTTCAGTCTTGACAACCGAGACTCCTTCCAAGAGGTGCAGCGCCTGAAGCGCCAGATATATGAGACTAAGTCCTGCCTGCGAAACAAAACCAAGGAGAACGTGGACGTCCCGCTTGTCATCTGCGGCAACAAGTGTGACAGAGACTTTTACCGTGAGGTGCAAGAGGATGAGGTTGAGCAGCTGGTTGGTGGAGACGAACATTGCGCATACTTTGAAATctcagcaaagaaaaacaccaaCGTAGACCAAATGTTTCAGACTCTCTTTACTATGGCCAAGCTGCCAAACGAAATGAGCCCTGACCGTCACTGCAAAGTTTCCCTCCAGTACTGCGAAGTTCTCCACAGAAAATCATTCAGAAACAAGAAGTGCAAAGACGGGAACGCATATGGAATAGTGGCGCCGTTTGCACGGAGACCAAGCGTGCACAGTGACTTGATGTACATAAAGGAAAAGGCTGTAGGGGGCAGTCAGGCCAAAGAGAAAGGCTGCGTCATATGCTGA